One window of the Cryptomeria japonica chromosome 7, Sugi_1.0, whole genome shotgun sequence genome contains the following:
- the LOC131856242 gene encoding large ribosomal subunit protein uL2c: MNTRSYSTFTPGTRDKSLSSFDGKVKSHPQKKLTSGQHHCGKGRNNSGIITIRHRGGGHKRLYRQIDFRRSEKNNILGKIVTIESDPNRSAYICLVHYRDGQKTYILHPRGIMIGDTILSGPRAPISMGNALPLSDIPLGTTIHNVEVQVGKGRQLARAAGAVAELIAKEGRLTTLRLPSGEVRLISENCLATIGQVGNVKWKNRTLSKAGSKRWLGKRPEVRGVVMNAVDHPHGGGEGRAPIGRKKPLTPWGYSALGKKSRKRNKYSDVSILRRRK, from the exons aTGAACACCCGTTCGTACAGCACTTTTACTCCGGGCACACGTGATAAATCTCTATCAAGTTTTGATGGAAAAGTAAAATCTCATCCACAAAAGAAATTGACTTCCGGCCAGCATCATTGTGGGAAAGGTCGTAATAATAGTGGAATTATTACCATACGACATAGAGGAGGAGGTCACAAGCGTCTGTATCGTCAAATTGATTTTCGAAGGAGTGAGAAAAACAACATATTGGGAAAAATTGTAACAATAGAAAGTGATCCTAATAGAAGTGCATATATCTGTCTTGTGCACTACAGAGATGGTCAAAAGACATATATTTTGCATCCGAGGGGGATTATGATTGGAGATACTATTCTGTCCGGTCCAAGAGCTCCCATATCAATGGGAAATGCCCTACCTTTGAGTG ATATACCTTTAGGCACGACTATACATAATGTCGAAGTACAAGTCGGAAAAGGCAGACAATTAGCTAGAGCAGCGGGTGCTGTGGCAGAATTGATCGCAAAAGAAGGTCGATTGACCACATTAAGATTACCATCTGGGGAGGTTCGTTTAATATCTGAGAACTGCTTAGCAACAATTGGACAAGTAGGCAACGTTAAATGGAAAAATAGAACTTTAAGTAAAGCTGGGTCAAAACGTTGGCTGGGTAAACGTCCTGAAGTAAGAGGAGTAGTTATGAATGCTGTGGATCATCCTCATGGGGGTGGTGAAGGAAGAGCTCCAATTGGCAGAAAAAAACCCCTGACCCCTTGGGGCTATAGCGCACTTGGAAAAAAGAGTCGGAAAAGAAATAAATATAGTGATGTTTCAATCCTTCGTCGACGTAAGTAA